Proteins from a genomic interval of Bradyrhizobium sp. CCBAU 53340:
- a CDS encoding alpha/beta fold hydrolase: MTQLIDPHRRQFLGVAAGTVAVGLGVIDLARAATEAPPPSASNASFGTIKQINAGVLNVGYAEAGPASGPVAILLHGWPYDIHSFVDVAPILAQAGYRVIIPYLRGYGSTNFLSSETLRNGEPGALAADIIALMDALDIKKAVLAGFDWGARTCDIIAALWPERCRALVSVSGYLISSQASGSAPLPPAAELQWWYQFYFATERGRAGYEKYTHDFAKLIWKLASPQWKFDDATFDRSAKAFENKDHVAISIHNYRWRLGLVKGESKYEEIEKKLAAAPIISVPTITMEGDANGAPHPDPGAYAKKFSGRYDYRLITGGIGHNLPQEAPQAFAKAVIDADGGA; encoded by the coding sequence ATGACACAGTTGATCGACCCGCATCGCCGCCAGTTCCTCGGCGTCGCAGCCGGGACCGTCGCCGTCGGTCTCGGCGTGATCGACCTCGCGCGCGCCGCAACCGAGGCGCCGCCACCCTCCGCATCGAACGCGTCGTTCGGCACGATCAAGCAGATCAATGCCGGCGTTCTCAACGTCGGTTACGCGGAAGCCGGTCCCGCCAGCGGCCCCGTGGCGATCCTGCTCCATGGCTGGCCCTACGACATTCACAGCTTCGTCGACGTCGCGCCGATCCTGGCTCAGGCCGGCTATCGCGTCATCATCCCTTACCTGCGCGGCTACGGCTCGACGAACTTCCTCTCCAGCGAGACGCTGCGCAATGGCGAGCCGGGCGCGCTGGCCGCCGACATCATCGCTCTGATGGATGCACTCGACATCAAGAAGGCCGTCCTTGCCGGCTTCGACTGGGGTGCGCGTACCTGCGATATCATTGCCGCGCTGTGGCCGGAGCGCTGTCGCGCGCTGGTGTCGGTCAGCGGCTATCTGATCTCGAGCCAGGCTTCGGGAAGCGCGCCGTTGCCGCCGGCGGCCGAGCTGCAATGGTGGTACCAATTCTATTTCGCGACCGAGCGCGGCCGCGCCGGCTACGAGAAATACACGCATGATTTCGCAAAACTGATCTGGAAGCTGGCCTCGCCGCAGTGGAAGTTCGACGATGCCACCTTCGACCGCAGCGCGAAGGCCTTCGAGAACAAGGATCACGTCGCGATCTCGATCCATAATTACCGCTGGCGACTCGGTCTTGTTAAGGGCGAGTCCAAGTACGAGGAGATCGAGAAGAAGCTCGCGGCAGCTCCCATCATCAGCGTGCCCACAATCACGATGGAGGGCGATGCCAACGGCGCGCCGCATCCCGATCCCGGCGCCTACGCCAAGAAGTTCTCCGGCCGCTACGATTATCGCCTGATCACCGGCGGCATCGGTCACAACCTGCCGCAGGAAGCGCCGCAGGCCTTTGCCAAGGCCGTGATAGATGCCGACGGCGGCGCCTGA
- a CDS encoding organic hydroperoxide resistance protein, whose amino-acid sequence MSQTEKLLYTARTHTTGGRQDGMSRSSDGRLDVRLSPPGGAGIGTNPEQLFAAGWSACFEGALEIAARKRKIVLPSKGAIDAEIDLVLDEGAYALRARLGVSLPGLDREVARDLIDEAHQTCPYSKAVRGNIDVTVDLI is encoded by the coding sequence ATGAGCCAAACGGAAAAATTGCTCTACACGGCCCGGACCCATACCACGGGAGGCCGCCAGGACGGCATGTCCCGCAGTTCTGACGGTCGTCTCGACGTGCGGCTGTCGCCGCCGGGCGGCGCGGGAATCGGTACCAATCCCGAGCAATTGTTCGCAGCCGGCTGGTCCGCCTGCTTCGAAGGTGCGCTGGAGATCGCGGCCCGCAAGCGGAAAATCGTGCTTCCGAGCAAAGGCGCGATCGATGCGGAAATCGACCTCGTCCTCGACGAAGGCGCCTACGCGCTCAGGGCGCGCCTCGGTGTCAGCCTGCCCGGCCTCGATCGCGAGGTCGCACGCGATCTGATCGATGAGGCGCACCAGACCTGTCCCTATTCCAAGGCCGTTCGCGGCAACATCGACGTGACCGTCGATCTGATCTGA
- a CDS encoding winged helix-turn-helix domain-containing protein: MTEPTGPAATTLSFGPFTVTPHERLVRRDGVVLPMGAKSFDTLLALMSRPNEVVSKWDLIGLVWPGMRVEETNLRFHIAALRKALGDGKDGARYITTLSGRGYCFVAPISQVGARAEPRRAPQAELPPVKLPNRLQRMVGRDDAIATVSDKLTTSRFVTIVGPGGVGKTAVAVAIAHDLLATFAEAAHFVDLAALSDPDLVITSLLLMLGLPDQTDDPMPALLAHLHDKRTLLILDNCEHVIATAAPLAAEIFQAAPQVHILATSREALRVEGEQVYRLAPLAVPPDDVALTAAVARTYPALELFLERAKASGAQIALDDSNAAIAARICRTLDGMALAIELAAGRVEAYGLEQTASLLDERLNLLWQGQRTAPPRQKTLQATLDWSYGLLSGVERLVLRRLAIFAGHFTIDAALEVVPDEQVDRALLFDAIDSLVAKSMVAPRPIGAMMRYRLLDTTRAYLLGIADGGSTLAARHASYYRRWLLQAGTRWATVPSADERAIHFSALHNVRAALDWCFGPNGDAGIGIALAAAAAPIFLAMSLLTECRRWSERALLAIDPSRRGSADEMHLQAALGLTSMFTHGGSDAARSALTRALAIAETLGDAPNQLQLLGRMHIFHERIGQFETALDYARRSLVVAEGLGDAVSLGLAQSLLGVSLHLGGEHRDAARMLEAAWRGPGTERISTVYGFDHRNRAGISLARELWLQGRPEQARQLGQQTVAEAAQMDHPITLCIALIWAVSIDLWNGDLDAADENIDRFIAHAESRSMGPYLAVGRGVKGELAIRRGDAKGGVETIERSLQELHESGYELLTTTFNIALVQGRLALGQAEQAAQLIDNAIDLVAQSGDHLYMPELLRMKGKVLLSQAQPDIADAKRHVTEALELSRRTGAKAWELRAALDLATLITDRGEAKRLLEAALEGFADGSETADIKAAKQILERL, from the coding sequence ATGACCGAGCCGACCGGGCCTGCCGCAACAACACTCTCTTTCGGACCATTCACCGTGACGCCGCATGAGCGCCTGGTGAGGCGCGACGGCGTTGTGCTGCCGATGGGTGCCAAGAGCTTCGACACGTTGCTCGCACTGATGTCCCGGCCAAACGAGGTGGTCAGCAAATGGGATCTGATAGGCCTGGTCTGGCCCGGCATGCGCGTCGAGGAAACCAACCTGCGCTTCCACATCGCAGCGCTGCGGAAAGCGCTCGGCGACGGCAAGGACGGTGCGCGCTACATCACGACGCTGTCGGGGCGCGGCTATTGCTTCGTGGCGCCGATCTCGCAAGTCGGCGCTCGCGCCGAACCACGCCGCGCTCCGCAGGCCGAATTGCCGCCCGTCAAGCTACCCAATCGATTGCAGCGGATGGTCGGTCGCGATGATGCCATCGCCACCGTCTCGGACAAGCTCACCACATCCCGCTTCGTCACGATCGTTGGCCCGGGCGGCGTCGGCAAGACCGCCGTCGCTGTCGCAATCGCGCATGATCTGCTCGCGACATTTGCGGAGGCTGCACACTTCGTTGATCTGGCCGCGCTCAGCGATCCCGATCTCGTGATCACCTCGCTGCTGCTGATGCTCGGTCTGCCTGATCAGACCGACGATCCGATGCCCGCCTTGCTTGCGCATCTGCACGACAAGCGCACGCTGCTGATCCTGGACAATTGCGAGCATGTGATTGCGACGGCGGCGCCGCTGGCTGCCGAGATATTTCAAGCCGCGCCGCAGGTCCACATCCTGGCGACGAGCCGGGAAGCCCTGCGCGTCGAGGGCGAGCAGGTCTACCGGCTGGCGCCGCTGGCCGTTCCGCCCGATGATGTCGCGCTGACGGCTGCGGTCGCCCGCACCTATCCCGCGCTTGAGCTCTTCCTTGAACGCGCAAAGGCGAGCGGCGCTCAGATTGCGCTCGACGATTCCAATGCCGCGATCGCCGCGCGCATCTGCCGGACGCTCGACGGCATGGCGCTCGCGATCGAGCTCGCCGCCGGCCGGGTCGAAGCCTATGGCCTCGAGCAGACTGCATCATTGCTCGACGAGCGCCTCAATCTGCTCTGGCAGGGGCAGCGGACCGCGCCGCCGCGGCAGAAGACGCTGCAGGCCACTCTGGACTGGAGCTATGGGCTCCTATCCGGAGTCGAACGCCTCGTGCTGCGCCGGCTTGCAATTTTCGCCGGCCATTTCACCATCGACGCCGCGCTCGAGGTCGTCCCCGACGAACAGGTCGATCGCGCGCTTCTGTTCGACGCCATCGACAGCCTCGTCGCCAAATCGATGGTCGCGCCGCGGCCCATCGGCGCGATGATGCGCTACCGTCTGCTCGACACCACGCGCGCCTATCTGCTCGGGATCGCGGACGGCGGATCGACTCTCGCCGCCCGCCATGCCTCCTACTACCGGCGATGGCTGCTACAGGCCGGCACCAGATGGGCGACGGTGCCGAGCGCCGACGAGCGCGCCATCCACTTCTCGGCGCTTCACAACGTGCGCGCCGCGCTCGACTGGTGTTTTGGCCCGAACGGCGATGCCGGCATCGGCATTGCGCTCGCCGCGGCGGCGGCCCCGATCTTTCTTGCGATGTCGCTGCTGACTGAATGCCGCCGCTGGTCCGAGCGGGCGCTGCTTGCGATCGATCCCTCTAGGCGCGGCAGCGCCGATGAGATGCACCTTCAGGCCGCGCTCGGGCTGACCTCGATGTTCACGCACGGTGGCAGCGACGCTGCGCGCAGCGCATTGACGCGAGCCCTTGCCATTGCCGAGACGCTCGGCGATGCGCCGAACCAGCTCCAGCTGCTCGGCCGGATGCACATCTTCCACGAGCGGATCGGTCAATTCGAGACTGCGCTCGACTACGCGCGACGGAGCCTCGTCGTCGCCGAGGGGCTCGGCGATGCCGTCTCGCTCGGCCTCGCCCAGTCGCTGCTGGGCGTCTCGCTGCATCTCGGCGGCGAACATCGCGACGCCGCGAGGATGCTGGAGGCCGCCTGGCGCGGTCCCGGCACGGAACGGATCAGCACGGTCTACGGCTTCGACCACCGCAACCGCGCCGGCATCTCGCTGGCGCGTGAATTGTGGTTGCAGGGACGCCCCGAGCAGGCCCGACAGCTGGGGCAGCAGACGGTCGCTGAAGCCGCGCAGATGGATCATCCGATCACGCTCTGTATCGCCCTGATCTGGGCAGTTTCGATCGATCTTTGGAATGGTGACCTCGATGCTGCCGACGAGAACATCGACCGCTTCATTGCGCACGCCGAGTCGCGCTCGATGGGGCCTTATCTCGCGGTCGGCAGAGGCGTCAAAGGCGAACTCGCCATCCGGCGCGGCGACGCGAAGGGTGGCGTCGAGACGATCGAGCGCAGCCTGCAGGAACTGCACGAGTCCGGCTACGAGCTGCTGACCACGACCTTCAACATCGCGCTGGTTCAAGGGCGTCTTGCGCTCGGGCAGGCCGAGCAGGCCGCGCAATTGATCGACAATGCGATCGATCTCGTCGCACAGAGTGGCGATCACTTGTATATGCCCGAGCTGTTGCGGATGAAGGGCAAGGTCCTGCTGTCCCAGGCACAGCCGGACATCGCGGACGCGAAACGTCACGTCACGGAAGCGCTGGAGCTGAGCCGCCGCACCGGTGCGAAAGCCTGGGAGCTGCGCGCCGCGCTCGATCTCGCGACGCTCATCACCGATCGCGGGGAAGCCAAGCGATTGCTGGAAGCCGCGCTCGAAGGTTTTGCTGATGGCTCCGAGACGGCGGATATCAAGGCGGCCAAGCAGATTTTGGAGAGATTATAG
- a CDS encoding response regulator transcription factor → MNAPSTHLVIADDHPLFRDALRQAVAGVLSTAKIDEAGSFEDLTKLLEQTSDVDLVLLDLSMPGISGFSGLIYLRAQYPAIPVVIVSASDDSATIRRSLDFGASGFIPKRFGVETLRDAILKVMEGDVWVPADTDLSAAADPDTTRLRDRLVTLTPQQVRVLMMLSEGLLNKQIAYELGVSEATIKAHVSAILQKLGVESRTQAVIAAAKIAGGQWKQGTPTG, encoded by the coding sequence ATGAACGCTCCTTCCACCCATCTCGTCATCGCCGATGACCATCCGCTGTTCCGCGACGCGCTGCGGCAGGCGGTGGCGGGCGTCCTCTCCACGGCCAAGATCGACGAGGCCGGCTCGTTCGAGGATCTGACGAAGCTTCTGGAACAGACCTCCGACGTCGATCTGGTCCTGCTCGATCTTTCGATGCCCGGCATCTCCGGCTTCTCCGGCCTGATCTATCTGCGCGCGCAATATCCGGCGATCCCGGTCGTGATCGTCTCGGCCTCCGACGACAGCGCCACGATCCGCCGCTCGCTCGATTTCGGCGCCTCCGGTTTCATTCCGAAGCGGTTCGGCGTCGAGACGCTGCGCGATGCCATCCTCAAGGTGATGGAGGGGGACGTCTGGGTTCCCGCCGACACCGACCTGTCAGCCGCCGCCGACCCCGACACGACGCGCCTGCGCGACCGTCTGGTGACGCTGACGCCGCAGCAGGTGCGGGTCCTGATGATGCTGTCGGAGGGACTGCTCAACAAGCAGATCGCCTACGAGCTCGGCGTCTCCGAGGCGACCATCAAGGCCCACGTCTCGGCGATCCTGCAAAAGCTCGGCGTCGAAAGCCGCACCCAGGCGGTGATCGCCGCCGCCAAGATCGCCGGCGGCCAGTGGAAGCAGGGGACCCCCACGGGGTAA
- a CDS encoding MFS transporter yields the protein MTKDERFVILASSLGTVFEWYDFYLYGSLAPIIGAQFFSAYPPATRDIFALLAFAAGFLVRPFGAIVFGRVGDIVGRKYTFLVTILIMGLSTFIVGLLPSAATIGFAAPVILIALRLLQGLALGGEYGGAATYVAEHAPHGKRGYYTSFIQTTATMGLFLSLLVILFTRTATGETDFAAWGWRIPFLVSVLLLGVSVWIRLRLNESPIFQKMKEEGKSSKAPLTEAFANWQNGKLVLLALLGGTMGQGVVWYTGQFYALFFLQSILKVDGYTANLLIAWSLLFGTGFFVVFGALSDKIGRKPIILGGCLIAALTFFPIFKMISSNANPALEKAIEATKVEVVADPAGCGDLFNPVGTRVFTAPCDTARAFLAASSVKYSTSAGPAGSGVKVMVNGKDIAYPDAKAGNPAITAAIAAAGYPKAGDPGIVKMSNPFDIFRPQVAAIIGLLFVLVIFVTMVYGPIAAMLVELFPTKIRYTSMSLPYHIGNGWFGGLLPATAFAIVASTGDIYAGLWYPIVFAVITAVVGFLFLPETKDVDIQST from the coding sequence ATGACAAAGGATGAGCGGTTCGTCATCCTCGCCTCGTCGCTAGGTACCGTCTTCGAATGGTACGACTTCTATCTCTACGGATCGCTGGCCCCGATCATCGGCGCGCAGTTTTTCTCTGCCTATCCGCCGGCAACCCGCGACATCTTCGCATTGCTGGCCTTTGCCGCAGGCTTCCTGGTTCGCCCCTTCGGCGCAATCGTGTTCGGCCGCGTCGGCGACATCGTCGGCCGCAAATACACCTTCCTCGTGACCATCCTGATCATGGGTCTGTCGACCTTCATCGTCGGCCTGCTGCCCAGTGCGGCAACCATCGGCTTTGCCGCTCCGGTGATCCTGATCGCGTTGCGCCTGTTGCAGGGTCTGGCCCTCGGCGGGGAGTATGGCGGTGCTGCGACCTACGTCGCCGAGCATGCCCCGCATGGCAAGCGCGGCTATTACACCTCCTTCATCCAGACCACGGCGACCATGGGCCTGTTCCTGTCGCTGCTGGTGATCCTGTTCACCCGCACCGCGACCGGCGAGACGGACTTCGCGGCCTGGGGCTGGCGCATCCCGTTCCTGGTTTCGGTGCTGCTGCTCGGCGTGTCGGTGTGGATCCGGTTGCGCCTCAATGAATCGCCGATCTTCCAGAAGATGAAGGAAGAGGGCAAGAGCTCGAAGGCGCCGCTGACGGAAGCTTTCGCCAACTGGCAGAACGGCAAGCTCGTGCTGCTGGCGCTGCTCGGCGGCACCATGGGCCAGGGCGTGGTCTGGTACACTGGCCAGTTCTACGCACTGTTCTTCCTGCAATCGATCCTCAAGGTCGACGGCTATACCGCCAACCTGCTGATCGCGTGGTCGCTGCTGTTCGGCACCGGCTTCTTCGTCGTGTTCGGCGCACTGTCCGACAAGATCGGCCGCAAGCCGATCATCCTCGGCGGCTGCTTGATCGCGGCACTGACCTTCTTCCCGATCTTCAAGATGATCTCCAGCAACGCCAACCCCGCGCTGGAAAAGGCCATCGAGGCCACGAAGGTCGAGGTGGTGGCCGATCCCGCGGGCTGCGGCGACCTGTTCAACCCGGTCGGCACCCGTGTCTTCACCGCGCCTTGCGACACTGCCCGCGCCTTCCTCGCCGCCTCGTCGGTCAAGTACTCGACGAGCGCCGGCCCGGCCGGCTCCGGCGTCAAGGTCATGGTCAACGGCAAGGACATCGCCTATCCGGACGCGAAGGCGGGCAACCCGGCGATCACCGCGGCGATCGCGGCGGCGGGCTATCCCAAGGCGGGCGACCCCGGCATCGTGAAGATGTCCAACCCGTTCGACATCTTCCGTCCGCAGGTTGCGGCGATCATCGGCCTGCTCTTCGTCCTGGTGATCTTCGTCACCATGGTGTACGGCCCGATCGCGGCGATGCTGGTCGAACTGTTCCCGACCAAGATCCGCTATACCTCGATGTCGCTGCCCTACCACATCGGCAATGGCTGGTTCGGCGGCCTGTTGCCGGCGACCGCATTCGCGATCGTGGCCTCGACGGGCGATATCTATGCGGGTCTCTGGTATCCGATCGTGTTCGCGGTCATCACCGCCGTGGTCGGTTTCCTGTTCCTGCCCGAGACCAAGGACGTCGATATCCAGTCGACCTGA
- a CDS encoding secondary thiamine-phosphate synthase enzyme YjbQ yields MTSAKSMTRSAPSSVQATTIVSSLLTVQTPGRGFTDLTGEVAKFINEARAGEGALTLFIRHTSASLTIQENADPSVLVDLTTALSRLAPENVPWTHDTEGPDDMPAHVKTMLTGASLQVPILNGKLALGTWQAIYLIEHRARPHRREVVLQFIGSNR; encoded by the coding sequence ATGACGTCCGCTAAATCCATGACCCGCTCGGCGCCATCTTCGGTGCAAGCCACCACGATCGTCTCGTCGCTGCTCACTGTGCAGACGCCCGGCCGCGGCTTCACCGATCTCACCGGCGAGGTCGCAAAATTCATCAACGAGGCGCGCGCGGGCGAGGGGGCGTTGACGCTGTTCATTCGCCACACCTCGGCTTCGCTGACGATCCAGGAAAACGCCGATCCGTCCGTGCTGGTCGATCTCACCACGGCGCTCTCGCGCCTCGCGCCCGAGAACGTACCCTGGACTCATGACACCGAAGGGCCGGACGACATGCCCGCGCACGTCAAGACGATGCTGACAGGGGCTTCGCTCCAGGTCCCGATCCTGAACGGCAAGCTCGCGCTCGGCACCTGGCAGGCGATCTATCTGATCGAACATCGCGCCCGTCCGCACCGGCGCGAGGTCGTGCTGCAATTCATCGGCAGCAATCGATAG
- a CDS encoding AtpZ/AtpI family protein, with the protein MAQDTGHGENGNRDRSPEEAALSERLGSLDQRLSEFRDRHVKTEQPAGDGGDGAARASAMALGFRLSSELVAGVAVGAGIGWGFDRLLSTSPFGFIVFLLLGFVAGVVNVVRSAGAGQNRRGGS; encoded by the coding sequence ATGGCTCAGGACACGGGACACGGCGAGAATGGAAATCGCGATAGATCGCCTGAGGAAGCTGCGCTTTCCGAACGGCTCGGAAGTCTTGATCAGCGGTTGTCCGAATTTCGCGACCGCCACGTCAAGACCGAGCAACCCGCAGGTGACGGTGGAGACGGAGCGGCCAGAGCCTCGGCGATGGCGCTTGGTTTTCGGTTATCCTCCGAGTTGGTCGCCGGTGTCGCGGTCGGAGCGGGGATTGGTTGGGGTTTCGACCGCTTGCTGTCGACGTCGCCCTTCGGATTCATCGTGTTCCTGCTGCTGGGCTTCGTGGCCGGCGTGGTGAATGTGGTGAGATCGGCGGGCGCGGGCCAGAACAGGCGGGGTGGTTCTTAA
- a CDS encoding F0F1 ATP synthase subunit A: MKIDPIHQFNIEPLFTIGQIGHHTIAFTNSSLYMLVAVAIISILMLASGTQLVPGRLQSVAEISYEFVASTIRSTAGAEGMKFFPLIFSLFMFICVSNLVGIIPYTFTISSHLIVTAGLALLVFFTVLIYGVAKNGVKFFKIFVPHGVPAYVLPLVMFIEVLSFFLRPVSHSIRLFANMLAGHIALKVFAGFVAMLGFSLGAIGWVGGVLPLALTIALYALEILVAFLQAYVFAILTCIYLNDAIHPGH, encoded by the coding sequence ATGAAAATCGATCCGATCCACCAGTTCAACATCGAGCCTCTCTTCACGATCGGCCAGATCGGCCATCACACGATCGCCTTCACCAATTCATCGCTCTACATGCTGGTGGCCGTCGCCATCATCTCGATCCTGATGCTTGCCAGCGGCACGCAGCTGGTTCCGGGCCGCCTCCAGTCGGTCGCCGAAATCTCCTACGAGTTCGTAGCCAGCACCATCCGCTCGACCGCCGGCGCGGAAGGCATGAAGTTCTTCCCGCTGATCTTCTCGCTGTTCATGTTCATCTGCGTTTCGAACCTGGTCGGCATCATTCCCTACACCTTCACGATCTCGAGCCATCTGATCGTCACCGCAGGCCTGGCGCTCCTGGTCTTCTTCACCGTGCTGATCTACGGCGTCGCCAAGAACGGCGTGAAGTTCTTCAAGATTTTCGTTCCCCACGGCGTCCCCGCCTACGTCCTGCCGCTGGTCATGTTCATCGAGGTCCTGTCGTTCTTCCTGCGGCCGGTCTCCCACAGCATTCGTCTGTTCGCCAACATGCTGGCCGGCCACATCGCGCTGAAGGTGTTCGCGGGCTTCGTCGCCATGCTGGGCTTCTCGCTCGGCGCCATTGGCTGGGTTGGCGGCGTGCTGCCGCTGGCGCTCACCATCGCGCTGTACGCGCTCGAGATTCTGGTCGCGTTCCTGCAAGCCTATGTGTTTGCGATCCTGACCTGCATCTACCTCAACGACGCCATTCATCCGGGACACTAA
- a CDS encoding F0F1 ATP synthase subunit C: protein MDPAAAKLIGAGIACIGMGGAGVGVGVIFGNYLAAAVRNPSAAQGQFGNLIFGFAVTEALGIFSLLIALLLLFVF from the coding sequence ATGGATCCGGCAGCAGCAAAACTTATCGGCGCGGGCATCGCGTGCATCGGCATGGGCGGTGCGGGCGTCGGCGTGGGCGTGATCTTCGGCAACTACCTCGCCGCAGCCGTCCGCAACCCGTCGGCCGCTCAGGGCCAGTTCGGCAACCTGATCTTCGGCTTCGCCGTGACCGAAGCGCTCGGCATCTTCTCGCTGCTGATCGCGCTGCTTCTGCTGTTCGTTTTCTAA
- a CDS encoding F0F1 ATP synthase subunit B': MAESHGGAKAPATDAHTEADGGHHGGGFPPFESSTFASQLVSLAIFFVALYVIVAKLALPKVGGAIEARQSKIEGDLTEAQALKDQSEAALKAYEGELAAARSRAQAIGNESRDKANAQADAERKSLEEQLAAKLAEAEKTIASTRATAMGNVRGIAADAAGTIVQQLTGVVPDAASVNAAVDASLKG; the protein is encoded by the coding sequence ATGGCCGAGAGTCATGGCGGGGCGAAAGCTCCGGCGACCGACGCCCACACCGAAGCCGATGGCGGTCATCACGGCGGCGGCTTCCCGCCGTTCGAGAGCAGCACCTTTGCGTCGCAGCTGGTGTCGCTCGCGATCTTCTTCGTCGCGCTTTACGTGATCGTGGCCAAGCTCGCTCTGCCGAAGGTCGGCGGTGCGATCGAGGCGCGTCAGAGCAAGATCGAGGGTGACCTCACTGAGGCACAGGCGCTGAAGGACCAGTCCGAGGCGGCGCTGAAGGCCTATGAAGGCGAGCTCGCTGCGGCGCGTTCGCGGGCGCAGGCGATCGGCAACGAATCGCGCGACAAGGCGAATGCGCAGGCGGATGCCGAGCGCAAGTCCCTGGAAGAGCAGCTGGCGGCCAAGCTCGCCGAGGCGGAGAAGACCATCGCCTCGACCCGCGCGACCGCCATGGGCAATGTCCGCGGCATCGCAGCCGATGCGGCCGGCACCATCGTGCAGCAGCTCACCGGCGTCGTTCCCGATGCGGCGTCGGTCAATGCCGCCGTCGATGCGTCCTTGAAGGGTTAG
- a CDS encoding ATP F0F1 synthase subunit B (Produces ATP from ADP in the presence of a proton gradient across the membrane. Subunit B is part of the membrane proton channel.): MFFDPETWVAVAFVILMVVFGYLGIFKSAMTALDHRAARIKAELDDATRLKQEAAKVLADYKARSASAEREAADIIANAKSEAERIATEAKAKMEDFVARRTKTAESKIALAEAQALADVRAAAAEAAVQAASTILSQSVKGQVADDLLAKGITEVRQKLN, from the coding sequence ATGTTCTTCGATCCTGAAACCTGGGTCGCCGTCGCCTTCGTCATCCTGATGGTCGTGTTCGGCTATCTCGGGATCTTCAAGTCGGCGATGACTGCGCTCGACCATCGCGCCGCCCGCATCAAGGCCGAGCTCGACGACGCGACGCGTCTCAAGCAGGAAGCCGCCAAGGTGCTGGCCGACTACAAGGCGCGCAGCGCCTCGGCCGAACGCGAGGCCGCCGACATCATCGCCAATGCCAAGTCCGAAGCAGAGCGCATCGCGACCGAGGCCAAGGCGAAGATGGAAGATTTCGTCGCCCGCCGCACCAAGACCGCGGAGAGCAAGATCGCGCTCGCCGAGGCCCAGGCGCTGGCCGATGTCCGCGCCGCAGCCGCGGAAGCCGCCGTGCAGGCCGCCTCCACGATCCTGTCGCAGTCGGTCAAGGGCCAGGTCGCCGACGATCTGCTCGCCAAGGGCATCACCGAGGTTCGCCAGAAGCTGAACTGA
- a CDS encoding GNAT family N-acetyltransferase, which produces MALFRLPSSGPAALAPRGNGLLLRAPQMSDFLQWAHLREASRDYLTPWEPIWPSDDLTRSGFRRRLRRYSEDIAADRSYPFLIFRELDGAMVGGITLANVRRGIVQAGTIGYWVGQPHAHRGYMTAALRVLLPTLFGELNLHRVEAACIPSNAPSIRVLEKCGFSREGLARRYLCINGIWQDHLLFGLLHEDFRG; this is translated from the coding sequence ATGGCCCTCTTTCGCCTGCCATCCAGTGGACCCGCTGCCCTCGCCCCCCGCGGTAACGGATTGTTGCTGCGCGCCCCGCAGATGTCGGATTTCCTGCAATGGGCGCATTTGCGCGAGGCCAGCCGCGATTACCTGACGCCGTGGGAGCCGATCTGGCCGTCGGACGATCTGACCCGCTCGGGCTTCCGCCGTCGCCTGCGCCGCTATTCCGAGGACATCGCCGCGGACCGCTCGTATCCGTTTCTGATCTTCCGCGAGCTCGACGGTGCCATGGTCGGCGGCATCACGCTCGCCAATGTCCGGCGCGGCATCGTTCAGGCCGGCACCATCGGCTATTGGGTCGGCCAGCCCCATGCCCATCGCGGCTACATGACGGCGGCACTGCGGGTGCTGCTGCCGACGCTGTTCGGCGAGCTCAATTTGCATCGGGTCGAGGCCGCCTGCATCCCCTCCAATGCGCCCTCGATCCGGGTGCTGGAGAAATGCGGCTTCTCCCGCGAGGGGCTGGCGCGCCGCTATCTCTGCATCAACGGGATCTGGCAGGACCATCTGCTGTTCGGTCTGCTGCATGAGGATTTCCGCGGCTGA